From Thermomonas sp. XSG, one genomic window encodes:
- a CDS encoding class I SAM-dependent methyltransferase yields MMREFVNWNIRMSRGFDRLFFGSFTRDGNTEFNDIIPALVEDGAQVADVGGGKTPFFSPEQVMVRRLRVTGVDIDAEQLTAAPEGAYSTVIVSALERCEPAPHDYVVAQSVLEHVSDGREAMAGIGRLLRPGGKVFTFCPNKRAWFARLNKLLPERLKRAILFSVYPSKAERQGFPAHYSGCTPAEMRINMMLAGIRPLETRYYFISSYFMFCFPLYFFWRISTFPLMRFWPDRYCETFIVFGVRCDQGVEFFY; encoded by the coding sequence ATGATGCGGGAATTCGTGAACTGGAACATAAGGATGAGCCGCGGCTTTGATCGCCTGTTTTTCGGAAGTTTTACCCGTGACGGAAACACCGAATTCAACGATATCATCCCGGCATTGGTGGAAGACGGTGCGCAGGTGGCCGATGTCGGAGGTGGCAAGACACCTTTTTTCTCGCCTGAGCAGGTGATGGTGCGGCGGCTTAGGGTAACCGGCGTTGATATCGACGCCGAGCAGTTGACTGCCGCGCCTGAAGGGGCGTATTCCACGGTGATCGTGAGCGCGCTGGAAAGATGCGAGCCCGCTCCGCATGACTATGTTGTTGCGCAATCTGTGCTGGAGCACGTGTCGGATGGCCGCGAAGCGATGGCGGGGATAGGGCGATTGCTTCGGCCTGGAGGTAAAGTTTTTACTTTTTGCCCCAATAAGCGGGCCTGGTTTGCTAGGTTGAATAAATTGCTTCCGGAGCGACTGAAGCGCGCTATTTTGTTTTCCGTTTATCCATCCAAGGCGGAACGGCAGGGCTTTCCCGCCCATTACAGCGGTTGCACCCCTGCGGAGATGCGAATCAACATGATGTTGGCAGGTATCCGTCCTTTGGAAACCAGGTATTATTTTATTTCCTCGTATTTCATGTTTTGTTTCCCGCTTTACTTTTTTTGGCGAATCTCGACGTTTCCCCTGATGAGATTTTGGCCTGACAGATACTGTGAGACTTTCATCGTGTTCGGCGTTCGTTGCGATCAAGGTGTTGAATTTTTCTATTAA
- a CDS encoding glycosyltransferase family 4 protein, which yields MIIWLANTDWYLYNFRLSLGKALTGAGHELLMLSPEGSYGQRLRSGGMRWEPILMERLSLNPIREAALMWHLVGLIRRERPHLIHSFTIKCAVYGSLAARLAGVPARVNAVAGMGYVFTSGALKARLLRPLVRMLLKLALGGRNARLILQNPDDVALFRQAGLVDPEHVRLIPGSGVDCVRFSPAPRQVAAERVRVVLPARLLWDKGLAEYMEAARLLRSRGVPVDLLLAGTPDPGNPAAVPEPAVREWVSEGLVQWLGHVDDMPALFRSVQIVALPSYREGLPKGLIEAGASGCALVTTDVPGCREVVTHEVDGLLVPVKDGVALADAIERLVRDPALRQALGVAAREKAITEFDERIVIARTLDVYAELMR from the coding sequence ATGATAATCTGGCTCGCCAATACCGATTGGTATCTTTACAATTTTCGACTTTCGCTGGGTAAGGCGCTTACCGGCGCTGGCCATGAATTGTTGATGCTTTCACCTGAAGGGTCATATGGTCAGCGGCTTCGTTCGGGGGGCATGCGATGGGAGCCTATCCTTATGGAGCGTCTCAGTTTGAACCCAATCCGTGAGGCTGCATTGATGTGGCATCTCGTTGGTTTGATTCGACGGGAGAGGCCGCATTTGATTCACAGCTTCACTATCAAGTGTGCCGTGTACGGCTCGCTGGCCGCGCGCTTGGCCGGGGTGCCCGCGCGTGTCAACGCGGTCGCCGGGATGGGTTATGTCTTTACCAGCGGCGCTCTGAAGGCGCGTCTGTTGCGCCCATTGGTGAGAATGCTGCTCAAGCTGGCCTTGGGGGGGCGTAACGCGCGGCTCATCCTGCAGAACCCTGACGATGTGGCGCTGTTTCGCCAGGCGGGGTTGGTCGATCCCGAACACGTGCGGCTTATTCCTGGTTCGGGCGTGGATTGCGTGCGTTTTTCTCCGGCTCCGCGGCAGGTCGCGGCGGAGCGCGTGCGCGTGGTGTTGCCTGCACGGCTGCTCTGGGACAAGGGTCTGGCCGAATACATGGAGGCGGCCCGGCTTCTGCGCAGCCGGGGCGTTCCGGTTGATCTGTTGCTGGCGGGAACGCCGGATCCCGGCAACCCGGCGGCGGTGCCGGAACCGGCCGTGCGCGAGTGGGTTTCCGAAGGTCTTGTGCAGTGGCTGGGGCATGTGGATGACATGCCGGCGCTGTTCCGCTCGGTCCAGATCGTGGCGTTGCCCAGCTACCGCGAAGGCTTGCCGAAAGGGTTGATCGAGGCGGGCGCGAGCGGCTGTGCGCTGGTCACCACCGACGTGCCCGGTTGCCGGGAGGTGGTGACGCACGAGGTGGACGGGCTACTGGTGCCGGTGAAGGATGGCGTGGCCCTGGCGGACGCCATCGAGCGGCTGGTGCGGGATCCGGCGCTTCGCCAAGCCCTCGGCGTGGCGGCGCGGGAAAAGGCCATCACCGAATTCGACGAGCGCATCGTGATAGCGCGTACGCTGGACGTCTATGCGGAGCTGATGCGCTGA
- a CDS encoding fasciclin domain-containing protein: MNTTDQPHAHVTPSGATCNGYGATPYRLLSRALHPTLRIESNAWRNAKAAATGRPRDPQGPKTQDTTMEMQNSNNTRPEQNLIGTLQNNKTFAIFSNAVDKAGLNSVLSGATQHTVFAPTDEAFGKLPGGTMDRLLQPENKEELAALVNYHLVNGRRSTVDVGRWDAARTVNGQPAPIQLSSNKLTIDGARVTTPDILASNGIIHGIDKVNIPAAPKPH; this comes from the coding sequence ATGAACACCACCGATCAACCTCACGCCCATGTAACCCCGTCGGGCGCAACCTGCAATGGCTACGGTGCAACACCGTATCGGCTACTCAGCCGCGCCCTTCATCCCACTCTCCGCATTGAGTCCAACGCCTGGCGCAACGCCAAGGCTGCGGCCACCGGCCGCCCACGGGATCCCCAGGGACCCAAAACGCAGGACACCACCATGGAAATGCAGAACAGCAACAACACCCGCCCCGAGCAGAACCTGATCGGCACGCTGCAGAACAACAAGACGTTCGCCATCTTCTCGAACGCCGTCGACAAGGCCGGCCTGAACAGCGTACTGTCCGGCGCCACCCAGCACACCGTGTTCGCCCCCACTGACGAAGCTTTCGGCAAACTCCCCGGCGGCACGATGGACCGCCTGCTGCAGCCCGAGAACAAGGAAGAACTCGCCGCGCTTGTGAACTATCACCTGGTCAATGGCCGCAGGTCCACGGTCGACGTGGGCCGATGGGATGCCGCCCGCACTGTCAACGGGCAGCCGGCACCGATCCAGCTGAGCAGCAACAAGCTCACCATCGACGGCGCGCGCGTCACCACCCCGGACATCCTGGCCAGCAACGGCATCATCCACGGCATCGACAAGGTCAACATCCCGGCGGCACCGAAGCCGCATTGA
- the nhaA gene encoding Na+/H+ antiporter NhaA, translated as MPLSRLPKEPADRLTMPFLRFIRIEATAGSVLLLSALVALVISNSQWSADYEALWNVRIGLLWGGVEFARPVRQWINDGAMTLFFFVVALELKRELLLGELRDSRKALLSVAAAAGGMSVPVLLFLAVAHGGQGAHAWGVVTATDTAFVIGCLALLGSRIPHGLRLFLLSLAIFDDIGAITIIALAYGKQIDWAAIACALAGLGGVVLLRMLGVRALLVFFAAGIGIWLAVDASGIHPTLTGVVLGAMTPTRSWVSDRRLQAILGVVAAYPEGPHWSGDTRDRADLQRAGVATREALSPLERLEVALHPWVGLLVLPLFALANAGFVISAQQVDWTLSGAILLGLLCGKPMGVVLFSYAAVRLRLAVLPQGLTWPLVAGGALLTGIGFTMSVLMAELALAPDHVASAKLGILVASGLAAVGGVSVLAVVGRRRPGRAGARTKQAEA; from the coding sequence ATGCCGCTGAGCCGCTTGCCCAAGGAGCCGGCGGACCGGCTGACGATGCCATTCCTGCGGTTCATCCGCATCGAGGCGACCGCCGGTTCGGTCCTGCTGTTGTCGGCGCTGGTGGCGCTGGTGATTTCCAACTCGCAGTGGTCGGCGGACTACGAGGCGCTGTGGAACGTGCGCATCGGCTTGCTGTGGGGCGGCGTGGAGTTCGCGAGGCCGGTCAGGCAATGGATCAACGACGGCGCCATGACGCTGTTCTTTTTCGTCGTCGCGCTTGAGCTCAAGCGCGAACTGCTGCTGGGGGAGTTGAGGGATTCCCGCAAGGCGCTGCTGTCGGTTGCCGCCGCCGCAGGGGGCATGTCGGTTCCCGTCCTGCTGTTTCTGGCCGTGGCGCATGGAGGGCAGGGGGCGCATGCCTGGGGCGTGGTCACGGCCACGGATACGGCCTTCGTCATCGGCTGCCTGGCTCTGCTGGGATCTAGGATTCCGCATGGCCTGCGGCTGTTCCTGCTGTCCCTGGCGATCTTCGATGACATCGGCGCCATCACCATCATCGCGCTTGCTTACGGAAAGCAGATCGACTGGGCGGCAATTGCCTGCGCGTTAGCGGGACTGGGCGGCGTGGTGCTGCTCAGGATGCTGGGCGTGCGCGCCCTGCTGGTGTTCTTCGCGGCCGGCATCGGCATCTGGCTCGCGGTCGATGCGTCCGGCATCCATCCAACGCTGACGGGCGTGGTCCTGGGGGCGATGACGCCAACCCGGAGCTGGGTCAGCGACCGTCGCTTGCAGGCGATCCTGGGTGTGGTGGCCGCCTATCCGGAAGGGCCCCACTGGAGCGGCGATACCCGCGACCGGGCGGACTTGCAGCGGGCGGGCGTGGCGACGCGGGAAGCGCTGTCTCCGCTGGAGCGCCTGGAAGTGGCCCTGCATCCATGGGTCGGACTGCTGGTGCTGCCGCTGTTCGCGCTTGCAAACGCGGGGTTCGTGATTTCCGCGCAGCAAGTCGATTGGACGCTTTCCGGTGCGATCCTGCTCGGCTTGCTGTGCGGCAAGCCGATGGGCGTGGTGCTCTTCAGTTATGCCGCGGTTCGTCTGCGCCTGGCGGTCCTTCCCCAAGGGCTGACCTGGCCACTGGTCGCGGGGGGCGCATTGCTCACGGGTATCGGCTTCACCATGTCCGTGCTGATGGCGGAGTTGGCGCTGGCGCCGGATCACGTCGCGTCCGCGAAGCTTGGCATTCTGGTGGCCTCGGGGCTGGCGGCGGTGGGCGGCGTTTCGGTTCTCGCCGTCGTCGGCCGCAGGCGGCCTGGCCGAGCGGGGGCGCGTACGAAGCAGGCTGAGGCCTGA
- a CDS encoding NAD-dependent epimerase, translating into MKVLVTGTAGFIGSHVAQVLLARGDEVVGLDNLNDYYDVSLKQARLARLLEKPGYTHVTADLADRAAVEQVFAMHKPQRVVNLAAQAGVRYAAENPHVYVQSNVTGFLHILEGCRHHDVQHLVYASTSSVYGANRAMPFSEHAPAEHPLTLYAATKKANEQMAHSYAHLYGIPCTGLRFFTVYGPWGRPDMALFLFTRAILEGKPIRVFNHGHHKRSFTYVDDIVEGVVRTLDRVPGKDPDWSGERPDPATSGVAPYRLYNIGNEQPVELLRYIEVLEDCLGRKAVMEMLPLQPGDVPDTEADVSDLIANVGYRPMVPVEEGVANFVRWYRGYYGV; encoded by the coding sequence ATGAAGGTTCTGGTCACCGGCACCGCCGGTTTCATCGGCTCGCACGTGGCGCAGGTGTTGCTGGCGCGGGGCGACGAGGTGGTGGGGCTCGACAACCTCAACGACTACTACGACGTCAGCCTCAAGCAGGCGCGGCTGGCGCGACTGCTGGAAAAGCCGGGCTACACCCACGTCACTGCGGATCTGGCGGATCGCGCGGCGGTGGAGCAGGTCTTTGCGATGCACAAGCCGCAGCGGGTGGTGAACCTGGCGGCGCAGGCGGGGGTGCGCTACGCGGCGGAGAACCCGCATGTGTACGTGCAGAGCAACGTCACCGGCTTCCTGCACATCCTCGAGGGCTGCCGTCATCACGATGTGCAGCACCTGGTATATGCCTCCACCAGTTCGGTGTACGGGGCGAACCGGGCGATGCCGTTTTCCGAGCATGCGCCGGCCGAGCATCCGCTGACCCTGTACGCGGCCACCAAGAAAGCCAACGAGCAGATGGCGCACAGCTATGCGCACCTGTATGGCATCCCGTGCACGGGGCTGCGCTTCTTCACCGTGTATGGGCCGTGGGGGCGCCCGGACATGGCGCTGTTCCTGTTCACCCGCGCGATCCTGGAAGGCAAACCGATCCGGGTGTTCAACCACGGCCACCACAAGCGCAGCTTCACCTACGTGGACGACATCGTGGAGGGCGTGGTGCGCACGCTGGACAGGGTGCCGGGCAAGGACCCGGACTGGTCCGGCGAGCGCCCGGACCCGGCCACCAGCGGGGTGGCGCCTTACCGCCTCTACAACATCGGCAACGAGCAGCCGGTGGAGTTGCTGCGCTACATCGAGGTGCTGGAAGACTGCCTGGGCCGCAAGGCGGTGATGGAGATGCTGCCGCTGCAGCCCGGCGACGTGCCCGATACCGAAGCCGATGTCTCGGACCTGATCGCCAACGTCGGCTACCGCCCGATGGTGCCGGTGGAGGAGGGCGTGGCGAATTTCGTGCGCTGGTATCGGGGGTATTACGGGGTTTGA
- a CDS encoding type II toxin-antitoxin system HipA family toxin encodes MKHVDVIEVRIWGKQVGAVAQDPRLGAYVFEYADSWRRTGIALSPFMLPLDRADGRFAFPALDPDAFHRLPGLLADALPDDFGNQLINGWMASHGIRPEEVTALDRLAYMGRRGMGALEFRPTRGGNTETAAPIEMKALVEVARKAVHGALAGDPEAQAALASIIRVGTSAGGARAKAVVAWNPATDELRSGQFDAAPGFEHWLLKFDGMGADQELGQSQCYGRREYAYHLMATAAGITMSACRLLEENGRAHFMTRRFDRDGNRKIHMQTLAALQHMSHRQRRTHAYESLFITAHGLGLPERDMEQLFLRMAFNVASKNHDDHTKNFAFLLREGGAWALAPAYDVTHAYNPAGEWTQHHLMSVAGKFDDITADDLREVAARFSIRNPSTLMDQVDAAIARWPEFAQVAGLPASDRDDVGRLLIRLR; translated from the coding sequence ATGAAACACGTCGACGTCATCGAGGTGCGGATCTGGGGCAAGCAGGTCGGCGCCGTGGCGCAGGACCCGCGCTTGGGCGCGTATGTGTTCGAGTACGCCGACAGCTGGCGCCGCACCGGTATCGCGCTGTCGCCTTTCATGCTGCCGCTGGATCGGGCCGATGGCCGCTTCGCCTTTCCCGCGCTGGACCCCGACGCCTTCCATCGCCTGCCCGGCCTGCTTGCCGACGCACTGCCCGACGATTTCGGCAACCAGCTGATCAACGGCTGGATGGCCAGCCACGGCATCCGCCCGGAGGAAGTGACCGCACTGGACCGGCTGGCCTACATGGGCCGGCGCGGGATGGGCGCGCTGGAGTTCCGCCCCACCCGCGGCGGCAACACGGAAACCGCAGCCCCGATCGAGATGAAGGCGCTGGTGGAGGTGGCGCGCAAAGCGGTGCACGGCGCCCTGGCCGGCGACCCGGAGGCGCAGGCGGCGCTGGCCAGCATCATCCGCGTGGGAACCTCCGCCGGCGGTGCCCGCGCCAAGGCCGTGGTGGCGTGGAACCCGGCCACCGATGAGCTGCGCAGCGGCCAGTTCGACGCCGCGCCGGGCTTCGAGCACTGGCTGCTGAAGTTCGACGGGATGGGCGCGGACCAGGAACTGGGCCAGAGCCAGTGCTACGGCCGGCGCGAGTACGCCTACCACCTGATGGCCACCGCCGCCGGCATCACCATGAGCGCGTGCCGGCTGCTGGAGGAGAACGGCCGCGCCCACTTCATGACGCGCCGGTTCGACCGCGACGGCAACCGCAAGATCCACATGCAGACGCTGGCCGCGCTGCAGCACATGAGCCACAGGCAGCGGCGCACCCACGCCTACGAATCCCTGTTCATCACCGCCCACGGACTGGGCCTGCCCGAACGCGACATGGAGCAGCTGTTCCTGCGCATGGCGTTCAACGTCGCCAGCAAGAACCATGACGACCACACCAAGAACTTCGCCTTCCTGCTGCGCGAAGGCGGCGCGTGGGCGCTGGCGCCCGCTTACGACGTAACCCACGCCTACAACCCTGCCGGCGAATGGACGCAGCACCACCTGATGAGCGTGGCCGGCAAGTTCGACGACATCACCGCCGACGACCTGCGCGAGGTCGCCGCGCGCTTCAGCATCCGCAACCCGTCCACGCTGATGGACCAGGTGGACGCGGCTATCGCGCGCTGGCCCGAGTTTGCACAGGTGGCCGGACTGCCCGCCTCGGATCGCGACGATGTCGGCAGGCTGCTGATCCGGTTGCGCTAG
- a CDS encoding helix-turn-helix transcriptional regulator codes for MATPSFQTPEEIQTDLGQRLRQLRLGQRLTQAGLATRAGVSPRALRGLESGEGSSLITLIRVLKALGALTSLDALAPQPTISPMALLAGNRAPKRGTRH; via the coding sequence ATGGCTACACCATCCTTCCAAACCCCCGAAGAGATCCAAACGGATCTGGGCCAGCGGCTGCGCCAGCTCCGGCTCGGCCAGCGGTTGACCCAGGCCGGGTTGGCCACCCGGGCCGGCGTCTCGCCGCGCGCCCTGCGCGGGCTGGAGAGCGGAGAAGGTTCCTCCCTGATCACCCTGATCCGCGTGCTCAAGGCCCTCGGCGCGCTGACCAGCCTGGACGCGCTGGCGCCGCAACCCACGATCAGCCCGATGGCCCTGCTCGCCGGCAACCGCGCGCCCAAGCGCGGCACCCGCCACTGA
- a CDS encoding AMP-binding protein: MSFDRPWLAHYPAGVPAEIDLNEFTSINDVFETALQKYRDKTAFINMGKAITYAELDRLSRDFAGYLLGELKLKKGDRVAIMMPNCLQYPIALFGVLRAGLTVVNTNPMYTARELKHQMADSGASVLLVMDNFGKVAQEVLAQLPGVRAITTGLGDMLGFPKGAIVNLVLKHVKKMVPDYAIPGAVRFRDTLTLGRMHQLPQIRNAPEDLAFLQYTGGTTGVSKGAMLTHRNMVANMQQAAAWVGTNVKQGEEKIVTALPLYHIFALTANCLVFMKFGASNLLITNPRDMPGFVKELKGSGFTAITGVNTLFNGLLHTPGFDQVDFSRLHLTLGGGMAVQRAVADKWKQVTGVTLAEAYGLTETAPAVCINPLDLREYNGSIGLPVPSTDVCIKGEDGSILPMGEIGELCVKGPQVMKGYWQRPEETAKVMDAEGWLHTGDMAKMDGQGYFYIVDRKKDMILVSGFNVYPNEVEDVIAMMPGVLEVAAIGVPDEHSGETVKVFIVKKDPALTAEQVKAFCHENLTGYKRPKLVEFRNELPKSNVGKILRKELRDPVKAG, translated from the coding sequence ATGAGTTTCGACCGTCCTTGGCTGGCCCATTACCCGGCCGGCGTGCCTGCCGAAATCGACCTCAACGAGTTCACGTCGATCAACGACGTGTTCGAAACCGCGCTGCAGAAGTATCGCGACAAGACCGCCTTCATCAACATGGGCAAGGCGATCACCTACGCCGAGCTGGACCGCCTGAGCCGCGATTTCGCCGGCTACCTGCTGGGCGAACTGAAGCTCAAGAAGGGCGATCGGGTGGCGATCATGATGCCCAACTGCCTGCAGTACCCGATCGCCCTGTTCGGCGTGCTGCGCGCGGGGCTGACGGTGGTCAACACCAACCCGATGTACACCGCGCGCGAACTCAAGCACCAGATGGCGGACTCCGGCGCCAGCGTGCTGCTGGTGATGGACAACTTCGGCAAGGTGGCGCAGGAAGTGCTTGCGCAACTGCCCGGCGTGCGCGCCATCACCACCGGCCTCGGCGACATGCTGGGCTTCCCCAAGGGCGCCATCGTCAACCTCGTGCTGAAGCACGTGAAGAAGATGGTGCCGGACTACGCCATCCCGGGTGCGGTGCGCTTCCGCGACACCCTCACCCTGGGCCGCATGCACCAGCTGCCGCAGATCCGCAACGCGCCGGAAGACCTGGCCTTCCTGCAGTACACCGGCGGCACCACCGGCGTGTCCAAGGGCGCCATGCTGACCCACCGCAACATGGTGGCCAACATGCAGCAGGCTGCGGCGTGGGTGGGCACCAACGTCAAGCAGGGCGAGGAGAAGATCGTCACCGCGCTGCCGCTGTACCACATCTTCGCACTGACCGCGAACTGCCTGGTGTTCATGAAGTTCGGCGCGTCCAACCTGCTGATCACCAACCCGCGCGACATGCCCGGCTTCGTCAAGGAGCTGAAGGGTTCCGGTTTCACCGCCATCACCGGCGTCAACACCCTGTTCAACGGCCTGCTGCACACGCCCGGTTTCGACCAGGTGGACTTCTCGCGCCTGCACCTGACCCTGGGTGGCGGCATGGCGGTGCAGCGCGCCGTGGCCGACAAGTGGAAGCAGGTCACCGGGGTGACCCTTGCCGAAGCCTATGGCCTCACCGAAACCGCGCCGGCTGTGTGCATCAACCCGCTGGACCTGCGCGAGTACAACGGTTCCATCGGCCTGCCGGTGCCGTCCACCGATGTGTGCATCAAGGGCGAGGACGGCAGCATCCTGCCGATGGGCGAAATCGGCGAACTTTGCGTGAAGGGCCCGCAGGTGATGAAGGGCTACTGGCAGCGCCCCGAGGAAACCGCCAAGGTCATGGATGCCGAAGGTTGGCTGCATACCGGCGACATGGCGAAGATGGACGGCCAAGGCTACTTCTACATCGTCGACCGCAAGAAGGACATGATCCTGGTGTCCGGCTTCAACGTGTACCCGAACGAAGTGGAAGACGTGATCGCGATGATGCCGGGAGTGCTGGAAGTCGCCGCCATCGGCGTACCGGACGAACACAGCGGCGAGACGGTGAAGGTGTTCATCGTCAAGAAGGATCCCGCGCTCACCGCCGAACAGGTGAAGGCGTTCTGCCACGAGAACCTGACCGGCTACAAGCGGCCGAAGCTGGTCGAGTTCCGCAACGAACTGCCCAAGAGCAACGTCGGCAAGATCCTGCGCAAGGAACTGCGCGACCCGGTCAAGGCGGGCTGA
- a CDS encoding nuclear transport factor 2 family protein — MRHSADFLQSLRWRCTWCLLALALFVAGCTRPPPEQAVRAQLQALQAAIDVRDSDAVADLLAEDFIGNEGLDRRGAKRLAAGLFLRYRDVGAKLGPVEVELRGEADAVARFNLLATGGAGGLLPESGQAYRVETGWRLVDGEWRLRSASWKAAL; from the coding sequence GTGCGGCATTCGGCGGATTTCCTGCAATCGTTGCGATGGCGCTGCACGTGGTGCCTGCTGGCGCTTGCGCTGTTCGTGGCGGGCTGCACCCGTCCCCCGCCGGAGCAGGCGGTACGCGCGCAGCTGCAGGCGCTGCAGGCCGCCATCGATGTGCGCGATTCCGATGCCGTGGCGGACCTGCTGGCCGAGGATTTCATCGGCAACGAGGGGCTGGACCGGCGCGGTGCCAAGCGGCTGGCGGCGGGGCTGTTCCTGCGTTACCGCGATGTCGGGGCGAAGCTGGGCCCGGTTGAGGTGGAGCTGCGCGGCGAAGCCGATGCCGTGGCCCGCTTCAACCTGCTGGCCACCGGCGGAGCGGGAGGGTTGCTGCCGGAAAGCGGACAGGCGTATCGGGTCGAGACCGGCTGGCGCCTGGTCGATGGCGAGTGGCGGCTGCGCAGTGCCAGTTGGAAGGCGGCCTTGTAG